A single genomic interval of Mangifera indica cultivar Alphonso chromosome 5, CATAS_Mindica_2.1, whole genome shotgun sequence harbors:
- the LOC123216262 gene encoding cyclic dof factor 1-like has protein sequence MSEIKDSAIKLFGKMIPLSAKCNCDDKFPSAADDFEDSCDHNFETSFREDTPNMELLPDDEEKSKGQVIEDKQDDGSSEQNKLDLKDPTTSSVISDNPKTPSFDRETSSLKGSKNGEQSETSTSQGKPLKKPDRILPCPRCNSMDTKFCYYNNYNVNQPRHFCKNCQRYWTAGGTMRNVPVGAGRRKNKSSSALYYRQIMISEAVRTVQANVANGVHNPSFGNSTFLNFGSDSPLCESVTSVSSLSDKRQNCVRNGFNNRPEQRILVSHGERDNGENCSSRSSITASNSSEKGGNCGSQEARTKNYQCFTPQVPYFPGSPWPYPWNSPMPPPTLYLSSFPVPFYPETSYWSCTMPGNSNMPCVFPSSSSLSQYTPDSTSATLSLGKHSRDGNIINPRNSLEKEPSKPSNNPERSVLVPKTLRIDDPREAAKSSIWAAVGIKGDKTNSGEGLFKGF, from the exons ATGTCAGAAATTAAAGACTCTGCTATAAAGTTGTTTGGTAAGATGATTCCATTGTCAGCAAAGTGTAATTGTGATGATAAGTTTCCTTCTGCTGCTGATGATTTTGAAGACTCTTGTGATCACAACTTTGAAACTTCTTTTCGTGAAGACACCCCTAATATGGAACTTCTACCCGATGATGAG GAAAAATCAAAAGGCCAAGTGATTGAGGATAAACAGGATGATGGTTCCTCTGAACAGAATAAACTTGACTTGAAAGATCCAACCACATCATCAGTTATTAGCGATAATCCCAAAACTCCCTCTTTTGACAGAGAAACTTCATCGCTGAAAGGCTCCAAGAATGGAGAACAAAGTGAGACAAGTACTTCGCAGGGAAAACCATTGAAAAAGCCGGACAGGATACTTCCATGTCCTCGATGCAACAGTATGGATACCAAATTCTGTTACTACAACAATTACAATGTCAACCAGCCCCGCCATTTCTGCAAAAACTGTCAGAGATACTGGACTGCCGGAGGAACCATGAGGAATGTGCCCGTAGGTGCTGGTCGCCGCAAGAACAAAAGCTCTTCAGCTTTGTATTATCGGCAAATTATGATTTCAGAAGCTGTCCGTACAGTTCAGGCCAATGTTGCAAATGGAGTTCATAACCCCTCTTTCGGAAATAGTACTTTCCTTAACTTTGGTTCAGATTCTCCACTCTGTGAATCTGTGACTTCTGTTTCAAGCCTTTCAGATAAGAGACAAAATTGTGTTCGAAATGGGTTCAATAATAGACCTGAACAAAGAATTCTAGTATCTCATGGAGAAAGAGATAATGGGGAGAATTGCTCGAGTAGATCTTCGATAACAGCTTCAAATTCTTCGGAAAAGGGAGGAAATTGTGGTTCACAAGAAGCAAGGactaaaaattatcaatgtTTTACCCCTCAGGTGCCTTACTTTCCAGGGTCACCTTGGCCGTATCCGTGGAACTCTCCAATGCCTCCTCCAACTTTGTACCTGTCAAGCTTTCCCGTGCCATTCTACCCAGAAACATCTTATTGGAGTTGTACAATGCCAGGGAATTCGAATATGCCTTGTGTCTtcccatcatcttcttctctaaGCCAATATACCCCAGACTCTACCTCCGCTACTCTTTCCTTGGGGAAACATTCAAGGGATGGGAACATAATTAATCCTAGAAACTCTTTAGAAAAAGAACCCTCAAAGCCTTCCAACAATCCAGAAAGATCTGTTTTAGTTCCAAAGACTTTGCGGATTGATGATCCCAGGGAAGCTGCAAAGAGCTCAATATGGGCAGCAGTTGGGATTAAGGGCGACAAGACCAACTCTGGGGAAGGCCTATTTAAGGGCTTTTAG